In Gammaproteobacteria bacterium, one DNA window encodes the following:
- a CDS encoding acetyl-CoA carboxylase carboxyltransferase subunit beta, producing the protein MSWFQNIIPPKIKRKEAGEKKIVPEGLWSKCRTCEAVLYYTDLAKNLNVCPKCDFHNRISARNRLDQLLDPEGRYEIGAEVIATDALKFKDSKRYADRLTQAKESTDEQDSLVVMQGTIKTMPVVVAVFEFGFMGGSMGSVVGERFVRGVKVSIDQHVPFICFSASGGARMQEGLFSLMQMAKTTAALTKLSHHKLPFLSVLTDPTMGGVSASFAFLGDVVIAEPGALIGFAGPRVIEQTVRQTLPDGFQRAEFLLQHGAIDMIVDRRQMRDKIVTLCTQLMRVPEPLS; encoded by the coding sequence ATGAGCTGGTTTCAAAACATTATTCCGCCAAAGATCAAAAGAAAAGAAGCTGGTGAAAAGAAGATAGTACCCGAAGGCCTGTGGAGTAAATGCCGTACCTGCGAAGCGGTTTTGTATTACACGGATCTGGCCAAAAATCTGAATGTCTGCCCTAAATGCGATTTCCATAATCGCATTTCCGCAAGAAACCGTCTCGATCAATTGCTGGATCCGGAAGGGCGCTATGAAATCGGCGCTGAAGTGATTGCTACCGATGCGCTGAAATTTAAAGACAGCAAGCGCTATGCAGATCGCCTGACGCAAGCGAAAGAAAGCACGGACGAACAAGACTCTCTGGTAGTGATGCAAGGAACCATCAAAACGATGCCGGTCGTGGTTGCGGTATTTGAATTTGGTTTTATGGGCGGTTCGATGGGGTCCGTCGTGGGCGAGCGTTTTGTACGCGGCGTCAAAGTCAGTATTGATCAGCATGTACCTTTCATATGTTTCAGCGCCAGCGGCGGCGCGCGTATGCAGGAAGGCTTGTTTTCCTTAATGCAAATGGCGAAAACAACCGCTGCGCTGACCAAGTTGAGTCATCATAAATTACCGTTCCTATCGGTGCTGACCGATCCGACGATGGGGGGCGTATCGGCCAGTTTCGCCTTTCTGGGCGACGTGGTGATCGCCGAACCCGGCGCGCTGATCGGTTTTGCCGGTCCCCGCGTCATTGAACAAACCGTGCGCCAAACCCTGCCGGATGGTTTTCAACGGGCCGAATTCCTATTGCAGCACGGTGCGATTGATATGATTGTCGATCGCAGGCAAATGCGAGATAAAATTGTGACGCTGTGCACGCAACTGATGCGTGTTCCGGAACCCCTATCTTAG
- a CDS encoding tryptophan synthase subunit alpha codes for MNRIATVFAALKKQNRKALIPFITAGDPDPQITVQLMHQLVQSGADIIELGVPFSDPMADGPTIQRSSERALKHHVSLNGVLDMVSEFRKTDTNTPVVLMGYANPVEAMGFAVFAAKAKDCGVDGVLIVDYPPEESAEWVQCLEKQEIDAIFLLSPTTPQERIAQVAKMARGYVYYVSLKGVTGASHLNLQDVGAMLTQLRQYIALPIGVGFGIRDGATAKAVAGLADAVVVGSRIIEEIEKSSEAELLSNVGSLISALRKAIDENEGNG; via the coding sequence ATAAATCGTATCGCCACAGTTTTTGCGGCGTTAAAAAAACAAAACCGGAAAGCGTTGATTCCCTTCATTACCGCCGGTGATCCCGATCCGCAGATAACGGTGCAATTGATGCATCAATTGGTTCAATCGGGCGCCGACATCATCGAGTTGGGCGTGCCTTTTTCCGACCCTATGGCGGATGGGCCGACCATTCAAAGATCGTCGGAGCGGGCGCTGAAGCATCATGTGAGCCTGAATGGCGTTTTGGACATGGTGAGTGAGTTTAGAAAAACGGATACGAATACGCCGGTGGTTTTAATGGGCTATGCCAATCCGGTTGAAGCGATGGGTTTTGCGGTATTTGCCGCTAAAGCGAAAGATTGCGGCGTCGACGGTGTTCTCATCGTCGATTATCCTCCTGAAGAATCCGCCGAATGGGTGCAATGCCTGGAAAAACAGGAAATCGATGCGATCTTCTTGCTGTCTCCTACGACGCCTCAAGAGCGCATCGCGCAAGTAGCTAAAATGGCCAGAGGCTATGTGTATTATGTTTCCTTAAAAGGAGTGACCGGCGCATCGCATCTGAATCTTCAGGATGTCGGTGCGATGTTGACGCAATTACGTCAGTATATAGCATTACCCATCGGTGTCGGGTTCGGCATACGCGATGGTGCGACAGCCAAGGCCGTAGCCGGTTTGGCCGATGCCGTGGTGGTCGGCAGCCGGATCATCGAGGAAATCGAGAAATCTTCAGAAGCGGAATTGTTGAGTAATGTAGGAAGCTTGATCAGCGCTCTGCGCAAAGCCATCGATGAGAATGAAGGCAATGGTTAA
- the trpB gene encoding tryptophan synthase subunit beta: protein MNAYDLPNKEGHFGPYGGIFVAETLISALEDLRKQYEFYRDDPDFKAEFAYELKHYVGRPSPIYHAKRWSEHLGGAQILLKREDLNHTGAHKINNTIGQALLARRMGKKRVIAETGAGQHGVASATVAARYGMECVVYMGSEDVKRQATNVYRMKLLGATVVPVESGSRTLKDALNEAMRDWVTNVENTFYIIGTVAGPHPYPMMVRDFQAVIGNEAKVQMLEDFNRQPDALIACVGGGSNAIGLFYPYIDNANVRLIGVEAAGKGIDTNQHAATLSTGKPGVLHGNRTYLIQDENGQIIETHSISAGLDYPGVGPEHAWLKDCGRAEYVAITDDEALEAFHTLCRFEGIMPALESSHALAYAAKYAPTLPKDKLLLVNLSGRGDKDMATVAQMSGLTL from the coding sequence GTGAATGCTTATGACCTGCCGAATAAAGAAGGCCATTTCGGTCCCTATGGAGGCATATTTGTCGCTGAAACATTGATTTCAGCGCTGGAAGATTTACGCAAACAGTATGAATTTTATCGCGACGACCCGGACTTCAAAGCGGAATTTGCGTACGAATTGAAACATTACGTAGGACGTCCCAGCCCCATTTATCATGCAAAAAGATGGTCTGAGCACTTAGGCGGCGCGCAGATCCTGCTGAAGCGCGAAGATCTGAACCATACCGGCGCGCACAAAATCAACAATACCATCGGGCAGGCGCTGCTTGCCCGGCGTATGGGGAAAAAGCGCGTTATTGCGGAAACCGGCGCGGGGCAGCATGGTGTGGCGAGTGCCACGGTAGCTGCGCGCTATGGTATGGAATGCGTGGTCTACATGGGTTCCGAAGATGTAAAACGCCAAGCTACCAATGTGTATCGTATGAAACTGCTGGGCGCAACCGTGGTGCCGGTGGAATCCGGATCTCGCACCTTAAAAGATGCATTGAACGAAGCCATGCGGGATTGGGTCACCAACGTCGAGAATACGTTTTATATCATAGGCACAGTTGCCGGGCCGCATCCTTATCCGATGATGGTCAGGGATTTTCAGGCGGTTATCGGCAATGAAGCCAAAGTGCAGATGCTGGAGGATTTCAATCGCCAGCCGGATGCGCTGATTGCCTGTGTCGGCGGCGGATCGAACGCGATCGGTTTATTCTATCCGTATATTGACAATGCCAATGTGCGCTTGATCGGTGTGGAAGCAGCGGGAAAAGGCATCGACACCAATCAGCATGCGGCGACGCTATCAACGGGTAAACCCGGGGTGTTGCATGGTAACCGTACTTATCTTATCCAAGACGAGAATGGCCAGATTATAGAAACCCATTCCATCTCGGCCGGTCTCGATTATCCCGGCGTGGGACCGGAACATGCCTGGTTGAAAGATTGCGGGCGCGCGGAATACGTTGCGATTACCGACGATGAAGCATTGGAAGCATTTCACACGCTATGCCGTTTCGAAGGCATCATGCCGGCGCTGGAATCCAGTCATGCATTGGCTTATGCCGCCAAATATGCGCCTACTTTACCGAAGGACAAATTGCTGCTGGTGAATTTATCCGGACGGGGTGATAAGGATATGGCAACGGTTGCGCAAATGTCCGGTTTAACGCTGTAA
- a CDS encoding phosphoribosylanthranilate isomerase: MSARVKVCGITRREDAEAAVQCGADAIGFVFWLHSARYIDADSARRIADVIPPFVCTVGVYVDPDAAWVEETARAAKLNLLQFHGDESPEFCNQFSQPYIKAIRVKPDTDLLQYAERYRTAKGLLLDTYAANMPGGTGHVFDWRLIPQQLPLPLILSGGLNPDNVAYAIKQTNPWAVDVSSGVEASKGIKDKKKIIAFMQGVKQS, translated from the coding sequence ATGTCTGCGCGCGTAAAAGTATGCGGAATTACCCGTCGTGAAGACGCGGAAGCGGCGGTGCAATGCGGTGCTGACGCCATCGGTTTTGTTTTTTGGTTGCATAGCGCGCGCTATATCGATGCCGATTCCGCACGTCGCATTGCTGACGTCATACCGCCTTTCGTTTGTACGGTGGGTGTTTACGTTGACCCGGATGCTGCCTGGGTGGAAGAAACCGCGCGAGCTGCCAAGCTCAATCTGTTGCAGTTTCATGGCGATGAATCGCCGGAGTTTTGTAACCAATTTTCACAGCCTTATATTAAGGCGATTCGCGTCAAACCGGATACAGATTTGCTACAATATGCAGAACGTTACAGGACAGCAAAAGGATTATTACTCGATACCTATGCTGCCAACATGCCCGGCGGAACCGGCCATGTTTTTGATTGGCGGCTTATTCCGCAGCAACTGCCGTTACCGCTTATTCTGTCCGGTGGTTTGAATCCGGATAATGTGGCGTATGCAATCAAGCAAACAAACCCGTGGGCAGTAGATGTTTCAAGCGGCGTGGAAGCCTCAAAAGGTATTAAAGATAAGAAAAAAATTATTGCTTTCATGCAAGGAGTTAAACAATCGTGA
- the truA gene encoding tRNA pseudouridine(38-40) synthase TruA: MRIALVLEYDGSRYCGWQSQPEGCSIQDVLETALSRIAQEEIRIITAGRTDSGVHALYQVVHFDTAARRPVSAWIRGVNALLPDDIAILWAAEVSGEFHARYSALERRYLYLLLNQPVRPGINHNKVGWYHHPLELEKMQTAGDILVGEHDFSSFRAAECQAKSPVRTITRLTITRQGNLLVFDIRANAFLHHMVRNIIGCLVYIGKGKYSVEWMHGLLASCDRTYAAPTFSPAGLYLASVKYDTCWGLPESSSKPIIPGLSLHD; the protein is encoded by the coding sequence GTGCGGATAGCGCTGGTTCTGGAATATGATGGCAGCCGTTACTGCGGATGGCAAAGCCAACCGGAAGGCTGCTCGATTCAGGATGTGTTGGAAACAGCCTTATCCCGTATTGCGCAAGAAGAAATCCGTATTATCACCGCCGGACGCACCGATTCTGGTGTGCATGCGTTGTATCAGGTCGTGCATTTCGATACAGCGGCGCGGCGCCCGGTCAGCGCCTGGATACGCGGTGTCAACGCTTTATTGCCGGATGACATCGCGATACTATGGGCAGCCGAAGTGTCCGGCGAGTTTCATGCAAGGTATAGCGCGCTGGAGCGGCGCTACTTATATTTGTTACTGAATCAGCCCGTCCGGCCAGGTATCAACCATAACAAAGTGGGGTGGTACCATCACCCGCTAGAGCTGGAAAAAATGCAAACCGCAGGCGATATTCTCGTCGGTGAGCATGATTTCTCTTCATTCCGGGCAGCCGAATGCCAAGCAAAATCTCCAGTACGGACAATCACCCGGCTAACCATCACTCGCCAGGGGAATCTATTGGTTTTTGATATACGCGCTAATGCATTTCTCCATCACATGGTGCGCAATATCATTGGTTGCCTTGTTTATATCGGGAAAGGGAAGTATTCTGTTGAATGGATGCATGGGCTATTGGCAAGTTGCGACCGGACCTATGCTGCACCGACATTCTCACCGGCAGGTTTGTATCTGGCTAGTGTGAAGTATGATACTTGCTGGGGGCTGCCGGAATCTTCTTCGAAGCCAATCATTCCTGGTTTGTCGTTACATGATTAA